One genomic window of Candidatus Nitrospira inopinata includes the following:
- a CDS encoding cation-transporting P-type ATPase: protein MTSHHHLPAHEVVLLLETDVAKGLTSNEAARRLARFGPNLLPKFRRHGPLIRFLFQFHHPLIYVLLVATVVTMLLGEWVDAAVIFGVVFVNAIVGFIQESRAEAALDALASMMTTEAKVRRDGRTLRIPSEEIVPGDVVLLESGDKVPADLRLTKVRELRIDESALTGESLPVEKVDHVLPSETVVSDRKNMAFSGTFVTYGQGTGVVVSTGVETELGRIHQLMGETTQLETPLTQKLASFSKVLTVAILGLAALTFLLGLWRGQEAKDIFMAAVALAVGAIPEGLPAAVTITLAIGVSRMAKRNAIIRKLPAVETLGSTTVICSDKTGTLTKNEMTVQALWVGQRSFEVDGAGYEPVGEIREEGSRQLSALPAGVIELLTAGILCNDAQHVERDGRWTIIGDPTEGALLVAARKAGLDPAQLNESMPRLDAIPFESERQFMATLHRAEAPETRGAKSVIYLKGAVEKLIPLCDRLLELDGAERPFDSSAVLDQVERFAARGLRVLAFARKAMPAAVSLTEQEVKGGLTLLGLQAMIDPPRPEAIAAVRACQQAGIAVKMITGDHAVTARAIAAQIGLDGRKGSDGRELIVMTGQELAATPQEQLVEAAERTAVFARVSPEQKLRLVEALQARSHVVAMTGDGVNDAPALKQANIGVAMGRGGTEVAKEAADMVLTDDNFASIEAAVEEGRCVFDNLTKFIVWTLPTNMGEGLVLLAAIALGTVLPILPVQILWINMTTAVALGLMLAFEPKEPGIMTRPPRDPNQPILTGVLIERIFMVSFLMLAGAYGVFLWELDRTESIMAARTAAVNVFVMVELFYLFNCRSLEHSMFYVGVFSNPWIWVGVTTMTILQLLLTYVPVMNRLFHTVPIDGAAWVLVLAVALIGYAVVEVETWLRKQWKKRSRVGQPASG, encoded by the coding sequence ATGACATCTCATCATCACCTCCCGGCGCACGAGGTCGTGCTTCTGCTGGAGACCGACGTCGCCAAGGGGTTGACGTCGAACGAAGCGGCGCGACGACTCGCGCGGTTTGGCCCCAACCTGTTGCCCAAGTTCAGGCGCCATGGGCCGTTGATCCGGTTTTTGTTTCAGTTCCATCACCCGCTCATTTACGTCCTGCTAGTGGCGACGGTCGTCACGATGTTGCTGGGCGAGTGGGTGGATGCCGCCGTGATCTTCGGCGTCGTGTTCGTGAATGCCATCGTGGGATTTATCCAGGAATCGCGCGCGGAGGCGGCGTTGGATGCTTTGGCCTCGATGATGACGACGGAGGCCAAGGTCCGGCGGGATGGGCGGACGCTCCGCATTCCTTCCGAGGAGATCGTGCCGGGGGATGTCGTCTTGCTGGAGTCGGGCGACAAGGTTCCCGCGGATCTTCGTTTGACCAAGGTTCGCGAGCTTCGGATCGATGAATCGGCGCTGACCGGGGAATCCCTCCCCGTCGAGAAGGTCGATCACGTCTTGCCGTCCGAGACGGTGGTGAGCGATCGGAAGAACATGGCCTTTTCCGGCACCTTCGTGACCTATGGGCAAGGAACGGGGGTGGTCGTTTCGACCGGCGTGGAGACGGAGTTGGGGCGGATCCATCAGTTGATGGGCGAGACGACGCAACTGGAGACGCCGCTGACTCAGAAATTGGCGTCTTTCAGCAAGGTGCTCACGGTAGCCATCCTCGGCCTGGCCGCTCTCACCTTCCTGCTGGGCCTCTGGCGGGGGCAGGAGGCCAAGGACATTTTCATGGCGGCGGTGGCGCTCGCGGTGGGTGCGATTCCCGAAGGGTTACCGGCCGCGGTCACGATCACATTGGCGATCGGGGTGAGTCGAATGGCGAAACGCAACGCCATCATCCGCAAATTGCCGGCGGTTGAGACCTTGGGCAGCACCACCGTCATTTGTTCGGATAAGACCGGCACGTTGACGAAAAATGAGATGACGGTCCAGGCTCTCTGGGTCGGCCAGCGGTCGTTCGAGGTCGATGGTGCCGGCTATGAGCCGGTTGGTGAGATACGGGAGGAAGGCAGTCGTCAGTTGTCGGCGCTCCCCGCTGGTGTGATCGAGCTGTTGACGGCCGGGATCCTCTGTAACGACGCGCAACATGTGGAACGGGACGGGCGGTGGACGATCATCGGCGATCCGACGGAAGGGGCTCTCCTGGTGGCGGCCAGGAAGGCTGGTCTCGATCCCGCGCAGCTCAACGAGTCTATGCCTCGCCTCGACGCGATCCCGTTTGAATCGGAGCGGCAATTTATGGCGACGCTCCATCGCGCGGAAGCGCCGGAGACGAGAGGAGCAAAATCGGTGATCTATCTCAAGGGGGCGGTGGAAAAACTGATCCCGCTCTGTGACCGCCTGCTGGAGCTTGATGGCGCGGAACGGCCGTTCGATTCTTCGGCCGTCCTTGATCAGGTCGAACGGTTCGCCGCTCGGGGGCTGCGCGTCCTGGCCTTTGCCCGCAAGGCGATGCCAGCGGCCGTCTCGCTGACGGAACAAGAGGTGAAAGGAGGCCTGACGTTGTTGGGGCTCCAGGCCATGATCGATCCGCCGAGGCCGGAAGCCATCGCGGCGGTGCGGGCCTGCCAACAGGCCGGCATCGCCGTCAAGATGATCACCGGCGACCATGCCGTCACGGCGAGGGCCATCGCGGCGCAAATTGGACTAGACGGCCGCAAAGGTTCGGATGGGAGAGAATTGATCGTGATGACCGGCCAAGAATTGGCCGCGACCCCACAAGAACAACTCGTTGAAGCGGCTGAACGCACGGCCGTCTTTGCGCGGGTGTCGCCGGAGCAAAAACTGCGATTAGTGGAGGCGTTGCAGGCACGGTCACATGTGGTTGCCATGACCGGCGACGGGGTCAACGACGCTCCGGCGCTGAAACAGGCAAACATCGGCGTAGCGATGGGACGAGGCGGCACTGAAGTGGCGAAGGAGGCCGCGGACATGGTGCTGACCGACGACAATTTTGCGTCGATCGAAGCGGCGGTGGAGGAAGGCCGGTGTGTCTTCGACAACTTGACCAAGTTCATCGTCTGGACCCTGCCGACCAACATGGGAGAGGGGTTGGTCTTGCTGGCGGCGATCGCGCTCGGGACCGTGCTGCCGATCCTGCCTGTCCAGATTCTATGGATCAACATGACGACGGCGGTGGCGCTCGGCTTGATGTTGGCCTTCGAGCCCAAGGAGCCGGGTATCATGACGAGACCCCCTCGCGACCCCAATCAGCCGATTTTGACGGGAGTCCTGATCGAACGGATCTTCATGGTGTCGTTCCTGATGTTGGCCGGCGCCTATGGGGTGTTTCTCTGGGAACTCGATCGGACCGAGTCGATCATGGCAGCCCGCACGGCGGCGGTGAATGTGTTCGTGATGGTGGAATTGTTTTATCTCTTCAATTGCCGGTCATTGGAGCACAGTATGTTTTACGTCGGCGTGTTCAGCAATCCATGGATTTGGGTGGGCGTCACCACCATGACCATTTTGCAACTGCTGTTGACCTATGTGCCGGTGATGAACCGCCTGTTTCACACGGTTCCGATCGACGGAGCCGCTTGGGTGTTGGTGCTCGCAGTGGCCCTCATCGGCTATGCCGTGGTGGAAGTTGAGACCTGGTTGCGTAAACAATGGAAGAAGCGCAGCCGAGTTGGTCAACCGGCAAGCGGATGA
- a CDS encoding LapA family protein — MPMLLVALLFAILIALFALQNTAVVHVRLLAWDYETSLVLIILGSATVGSLLTFIASLGPRIRRAREIRRLEETVESQGERIRQLEATLAQSAESEFPGSAP, encoded by the coding sequence ATGCCGATGTTGCTGGTGGCCCTGCTGTTCGCGATCCTCATCGCTCTGTTTGCGCTGCAAAACACCGCGGTGGTCCATGTCCGGCTTCTTGCGTGGGATTATGAGACGTCGTTGGTGCTGATCATTCTCGGCTCGGCCACGGTCGGTTCCCTCTTGACGTTCATTGCGTCCCTGGGGCCGCGAATCAGGCGAGCCAGGGAAATCCGCCGTCTGGAAGAGACTGTCGAATCTCAGGGAGAGCGCATTCGCCAGCTGGAGGCGACTCTTGCGCAGTCGGCGGAGAGCGAGTTTCCAGGCTCGGCGCCGTGA
- the nhaA gene encoding Na+/H+ antiporter NhaA, with protein sequence MDRSFDRSFENQGAAPLIQPVVEPFQKFIHAESAGGILLLISTVIALVWANSPWSESYAAFRRLPVTVGVGDFVLTEPLVLWINDGLMAMFFFVIGLEIKREVLVGELSSLRQASLPLAAALGGSVFPAVLYASFNAGTDGAKGWGIPMATDIAFSLGILSLLGKGVPLSLKVFLVALAIADDLCAVLIIAFFYTSTISWGSLAMGGGFLALLIGANMVGVRHPLVYGLLGIGGLWLAFLLSGVHPTIAGVLAAFTIPARTTLSGEEFIAKSRRLLEKFQTVMEASGSPLANQAGHKVVSRLREVAGEAGTPLQRLEQGLHPWVTAVVLPLFALANAGVSLEGDPLITLGHPVALGIMAGLVIGKPAGILLASWSTIRAGAATMPSDLTWRHLAGVGFLAGIGFTMSLFIEGLAFGKTPLDAPAKVGILAASAVAGSIGWTLLRRLRRLEG encoded by the coding sequence ATGGATCGTTCGTTCGATCGTTCGTTTGAAAACCAGGGTGCGGCTCCGTTGATCCAGCCGGTGGTGGAGCCCTTTCAGAAGTTCATCCACGCCGAGTCGGCAGGGGGCATCCTCCTGCTGATTTCCACGGTCATTGCCTTGGTCTGGGCCAACTCGCCCTGGTCGGAGAGCTATGCCGCCTTTCGGCGGCTGCCGGTGACGGTGGGGGTTGGCGACTTTGTGCTCACCGAACCGCTGGTCCTCTGGATCAACGACGGGCTGATGGCCATGTTTTTTTTCGTCATCGGCTTGGAGATCAAGCGCGAGGTATTGGTCGGGGAATTGTCCTCGCTGCGCCAAGCCTCGCTGCCCCTCGCCGCCGCGTTGGGCGGATCGGTTTTTCCGGCGGTGCTCTATGCCTCGTTCAACGCGGGGACGGACGGCGCAAAGGGGTGGGGCATTCCCATGGCCACGGATATCGCCTTTTCGTTGGGCATCCTCTCCCTGCTTGGCAAGGGCGTGCCGCTCTCGTTGAAGGTCTTTCTCGTGGCGCTCGCCATCGCCGACGATTTGTGCGCGGTCCTGATCATCGCCTTCTTTTACACGTCGACGATTTCGTGGGGGAGTCTGGCGATGGGAGGCGGGTTCTTGGCGCTCTTGATCGGCGCGAACATGGTGGGCGTCCGTCATCCCCTCGTGTACGGACTGTTGGGAATCGGCGGACTTTGGTTGGCGTTTCTCTTGTCCGGTGTCCATCCGACCATCGCCGGCGTGCTTGCGGCGTTCACGATCCCGGCGCGCACGACACTGTCAGGTGAAGAGTTCATCGCCAAGAGCCGTCGGTTGCTCGAAAAATTTCAAACGGTGATGGAGGCGAGCGGTTCTCCGCTGGCAAACCAAGCGGGGCACAAGGTCGTGTCCCGGCTGCGCGAGGTGGCCGGCGAGGCCGGCACGCCGCTGCAACGGTTGGAACAGGGGCTTCATCCCTGGGTGACGGCCGTGGTCCTCCCGCTGTTCGCGCTGGCCAACGCGGGAGTATCGTTGGAAGGAGATCCCCTGATCACGTTGGGACATCCGGTCGCGCTCGGGATCATGGCCGGTCTGGTCATCGGCAAACCGGCCGGAATCTTGCTGGCCTCCTGGTCGACGATTCGCGCGGGAGCCGCGACGATGCCGTCGGACCTGACCTGGCGCCATCTCGCAGGGGTCGGGTTTCTGGCCGGGATCGGCTTCACGATGTCGCTGTTCATTGAAGGATTGGCCTTCGGGAAAACGCCGCTCGATGCGCCGGCGAAAGTGGGCATCCTGGCGGCATCGGCCGTGGCGGGATCGATCGGCTGGACGTTGCTCAGACGCCTTCGCCGGCTTGAAGGTTGA
- a CDS encoding gluconokinase yields the protein MKSEGSPLVILIMGVSGSGKTTIGRLLAEQIGWHFADADDFHSADNRDKLARGIPLTDEDRRPWLEDLRSAIASWVAQGRPTVLACSALKTAYRSYLVQGCEHEVRLVYLKGDRDLIARRLADRTDHFMHKDLLASQFETLEEPGDALTVAIDESPDRIVASIRSHPDLTLVCEEEERYDKTG from the coding sequence GTGAAGTCGGAGGGGTCTCCCCTGGTGATCCTGATCATGGGTGTCTCTGGTTCCGGGAAAACGACGATCGGCCGGTTGCTGGCGGAGCAGATCGGATGGCATTTCGCCGACGCGGATGACTTTCACTCTGCCGACAATCGCGACAAGTTGGCCAGGGGGATTCCCTTGACCGATGAAGACCGACGGCCGTGGCTGGAGGACCTTCGCTCGGCTATCGCCTCATGGGTGGCACAAGGCAGGCCGACGGTCTTGGCCTGCTCGGCGCTCAAGACGGCCTATCGGAGTTATTTGGTGCAGGGCTGTGAGCATGAAGTTCGGTTGGTCTATCTCAAGGGAGATCGTGATCTCATCGCGCGGCGCCTGGCTGATCGAACCGATCACTTTATGCACAAGGACCTATTGGCCAGTCAGTTTGAAACATTGGAGGAGCCGGGCGATGCGCTGACGGTTGCTATCGACGAGTCGCCTGATCGGATCGTGGCCTCCATCAGATCTCACCCAGATCTCACCTTGGTCTGTGAGGAGGAAGAGAGATATGACAAGACGGGGTGA
- a CDS encoding MGH1-like glycoside hydrolase domain-containing protein — translation MAKTKRNGAEAQRLVEEAERKRNWKRWGPYLSERQWGTVREDYSANGTCWDYFPHDHARSRAYRWGEDGLLGICDRRARLCFALALWNGKDPILKERLFGLAGPEGNHGEDVKEWYFYLDSTPTHSYLKALYKYPQAEFPYRRLVEENRRRGKGDREFELTDTGIFDDHRYWDVSAEYAKSSPEDILIRLTIINRGPDRASLHLLPTLWFRNTWSWGRSGDEYGPKPHLSKIGETTLLAEHHRLGRFRFSVEPVAGDSIPPLLFTENETNMMRLFGVPNPSPYVKDAFHDYVVHGRTEAVNPSFTGTKAAALYRLEVPAGGEAVVRLRLSSEQEAPSSPFGRPFDRIFEDRLKETDQFYETVIPPELSDDERQVARQAYAGLLWTKQSYFYVVKEWLDGDPAYPAPPPSRKNGRNSDWIHLYNRDVISMPDKWEFPWYAVWDSAFHMLPFASVDPFFAKSQLLLFLREWYMHPNGEMPAYEFAFSDTNPPVHAWACWRLYKITGKRGERDLVFLARAFHKLLINFTWWVNRKDVRGKHLFSGGFLGLDNIGVFDRSKPLPTGGHLEQADGTAWMAFYCLTMLAMALELAQHDRTYEDVASKFFEHFVAIADAMNHLDGTGLWDEQDGFYYDHLHINGEAVPLRVRSMVGLLPLIAVEVLEREYLDRLPGFTRRMQWFLENRRDLATQISYLESLTDGSHERLLLAIPTKERLERVLRYALDEREFLSPYGLRSLSQIHRDHPYVFSVEGNEYRVAYVSGESDNDLFGGNSNWRGPVWFPTNYLLIEALERYHHYYGDGFQVEYPTGSGQKQSLRAIALSLAARLAGIFLPNDQGMRPWHVEDRRFAEDPHWRSLTLFHEYFDGDTGRGCGASHQTGWTALVTRLLGDCAQSRREAGAKRNVRARRSGGR, via the coding sequence ATGGCCAAGACAAAACGGAATGGAGCTGAAGCGCAACGGCTGGTCGAGGAGGCGGAACGGAAGCGGAACTGGAAACGGTGGGGGCCTTATCTGTCCGAGCGACAGTGGGGAACGGTCAGGGAAGACTATTCGGCAAACGGCACCTGTTGGGACTATTTTCCCCACGACCATGCCAGGAGCCGCGCGTACCGATGGGGAGAAGATGGGTTGCTGGGCATCTGCGATCGGCGCGCGAGGCTCTGTTTTGCCTTGGCCCTCTGGAACGGGAAGGATCCGATTCTCAAGGAGCGTCTGTTTGGCTTGGCGGGACCGGAAGGAAACCATGGCGAAGATGTCAAGGAATGGTACTTCTATCTCGATTCGACGCCGACCCATTCCTACCTGAAGGCCCTCTACAAGTATCCGCAGGCTGAGTTCCCCTATCGCCGGCTGGTGGAAGAAAACCGCCGGCGCGGCAAAGGCGATCGTGAATTCGAGCTGACCGACACGGGGATCTTTGACGACCACCGGTATTGGGACGTCTCTGCCGAATACGCCAAATCGTCTCCGGAGGATATCCTGATCCGCCTCACGATCATCAATCGCGGGCCTGACCGGGCCTCGTTGCATCTCTTGCCGACCCTTTGGTTTCGCAATACGTGGAGCTGGGGGCGGTCTGGCGACGAGTATGGACCCAAGCCTCACCTTTCGAAAATCGGCGAGACAACCTTGCTGGCCGAACACCATCGGCTGGGACGGTTTCGTTTCTCGGTAGAACCAGTGGCTGGCGACTCAATCCCACCATTGCTCTTTACCGAGAATGAAACGAACATGATGCGATTGTTCGGAGTGCCCAATCCTTCGCCCTATGTGAAGGATGCGTTTCACGACTATGTGGTCCACGGACGAACCGAGGCCGTGAATCCCAGCTTCACGGGAACGAAGGCCGCCGCTCTCTATCGGTTGGAGGTGCCGGCCGGGGGGGAGGCGGTCGTGCGGCTCCGGCTCTCGTCCGAGCAGGAGGCGCCCTCGTCGCCGTTCGGGCGACCGTTCGATCGGATTTTTGAAGATCGGCTCAAGGAGACCGACCAGTTCTATGAGACGGTCATTCCCCCTGAACTGTCGGATGATGAACGGCAGGTCGCCCGCCAGGCCTATGCGGGATTGCTCTGGACCAAACAGAGTTATTTCTATGTCGTCAAAGAGTGGCTGGACGGAGATCCCGCCTATCCGGCTCCGCCGCCGTCCCGCAAGAACGGCCGGAACAGCGATTGGATCCATCTCTACAACCGCGACGTGATTTCCATGCCGGACAAGTGGGAATTTCCCTGGTATGCGGTGTGGGATTCGGCATTTCATATGCTCCCGTTCGCTTCCGTCGATCCCTTCTTCGCCAAGTCGCAACTCCTGTTGTTTCTGCGCGAATGGTACATGCACCCGAACGGGGAAATGCCGGCCTATGAGTTCGCGTTTTCCGATACGAATCCGCCGGTCCATGCCTGGGCCTGCTGGCGTCTTTACAAGATCACCGGCAAACGAGGGGAGCGGGACCTGGTGTTTCTTGCCCGGGCGTTTCACAAGTTGCTCATCAATTTTACCTGGTGGGTCAATCGCAAGGATGTCCGAGGCAAGCACCTGTTCTCCGGAGGATTTCTGGGACTCGACAACATCGGAGTGTTCGATCGGTCGAAGCCGCTTCCGACCGGTGGGCACCTGGAACAGGCGGATGGCACGGCTTGGATGGCCTTTTACTGCCTCACGATGCTGGCGATGGCGCTGGAACTAGCTCAGCATGACCGGACCTATGAGGACGTCGCGAGCAAGTTCTTCGAACATTTTGTCGCCATCGCCGATGCGATGAATCATCTCGATGGGACCGGCTTATGGGATGAGCAAGACGGGTTTTACTACGATCATCTCCATATCAACGGAGAAGCGGTTCCTCTGCGGGTGCGGTCGATGGTCGGCCTGTTGCCCCTCATCGCCGTCGAGGTCTTGGAACGGGAGTATCTTGACCGGCTGCCCGGCTTTACCAGGCGGATGCAGTGGTTTCTTGAGAATCGGCGGGATCTCGCCACGCAGATCTCCTACCTGGAATCGCTTACGGATGGATCCCATGAACGATTGCTCCTGGCCATTCCGACCAAGGAGCGATTGGAGCGGGTCTTGCGCTATGCCCTGGACGAACGGGAGTTCTTGTCGCCCTATGGGTTGCGATCACTTTCCCAAATTCATCGCGATCACCCCTACGTGTTCTCCGTGGAGGGAAACGAGTATCGCGTGGCTTATGTGTCAGGGGAATCAGACAACGATCTGTTCGGAGGCAATTCCAACTGGCGCGGACCTGTGTGGTTTCCGACCAACTACCTCCTGATCGAGGCGCTTGAACGATATCACCACTATTATGGAGACGGATTCCAGGTTGAATACCCGACCGGTTCGGGACAGAAACAGTCCCTGCGCGCGATCGCCCTGTCATTGGCCGCCCGCCTCGCCGGCATCTTTCTCCCAAACGATCAGGGCATGAGGCCCTGGCACGTCGAAGATCGCCGGTTTGCCGAGGATCCCCATTGGCGTTCGTTGACCCTGTTCCATGAGTACTTCGACGGCGATACGGGAAGGGGATGTGGAGCGAGTCACCAGACTGGATGGACGGCGCTGGTCACGAGGTTGCTCGGAGATTGCGCCCAAAGCCGACGAGAAGCGGGCGCGAAACGGAACGTGCGAGCGAGGCGCAGTGGAGGGCGGTGA
- a CDS encoding glucose-6-phosphate dehydrogenase, producing the protein MIQTLVIFGASGDLTSRFLMPAIVRLHEEGKLPEGFRVLGIAQDDWNQEKFRSHLKEKLAASGTVGVSGLRETILGKIDYCRADVTNRDQLAQALSRVTGPLVAYLALPPALFAPSIESLVALKLPKGSKVVLEKPFGENLKSAQSLNRLLHESFPEQDVFRLDHFLGKQTVQNILGLRFANRIFEPVWSTHHIERVEIIWDETITAAGRASFYDATGALRDMIQNHLLQLLALVAMEPLHALDERTLRDHKVAVLRAVRRLEPDEVGRQTVRGRYTKGVIGGKEIPSYVEESGVRVERHTETFAQVTLAIDNWRWAGVPFVLRTGKALGRDRREITIHFKSVPHLAFGQDAQPVPNRLSIELSPDRIALSVNVNEPGDLCKLDCIELDKPFPSVGLPAYARLLVDILEGDPTLSIRDDEAEESWRIVEPILQVWREGGVPLIEYAAGSDGPVRL; encoded by the coding sequence ATGATTCAGACTCTCGTGATTTTCGGGGCGTCGGGTGACTTGACGTCGAGGTTCTTGATGCCGGCCATCGTCCGCCTTCATGAAGAGGGAAAATTGCCGGAGGGGTTTCGGGTGCTGGGGATTGCGCAAGACGACTGGAACCAGGAGAAATTCAGGAGCCATCTCAAGGAGAAACTGGCGGCGTCCGGCACCGTCGGTGTCTCGGGCCTGCGGGAAACGATTCTTGGGAAAATCGACTATTGTCGTGCCGATGTGACGAATCGTGACCAGCTCGCTCAAGCATTGAGCCGTGTGACCGGTCCGTTGGTGGCCTATCTCGCGTTGCCTCCGGCCTTGTTTGCCCCGTCCATCGAATCGCTGGTCGCGCTCAAGTTGCCCAAGGGGAGCAAGGTCGTGCTCGAAAAACCCTTTGGGGAAAATCTCAAGTCCGCGCAATCGTTGAATCGCCTTCTCCATGAGTCGTTCCCCGAGCAGGACGTCTTCAGGCTCGATCATTTTCTGGGCAAACAGACGGTGCAGAACATCCTGGGCCTGCGGTTCGCCAATCGTATCTTCGAGCCTGTGTGGAGCACCCACCATATCGAGCGAGTCGAAATTATCTGGGATGAGACGATCACAGCGGCCGGCCGAGCCTCGTTCTACGATGCCACGGGCGCCCTCCGCGACATGATTCAAAATCACCTCTTGCAGTTGCTGGCGTTGGTCGCCATGGAGCCCTTGCACGCGTTGGACGAACGGACTTTGCGCGATCACAAGGTAGCGGTGCTACGGGCCGTGCGACGGCTTGAGCCGGACGAAGTGGGACGGCAGACGGTTCGGGGGCGCTACACGAAAGGGGTGATCGGCGGAAAGGAGATCCCTTCGTATGTGGAGGAATCTGGTGTGCGGGTGGAGCGCCACACGGAAACCTTCGCTCAAGTCACGCTGGCGATCGACAATTGGCGGTGGGCCGGCGTTCCCTTCGTGCTTCGCACGGGAAAGGCTTTGGGCCGGGATCGCCGCGAGATCACCATTCATTTCAAGTCCGTTCCCCATTTGGCCTTCGGACAGGACGCGCAGCCGGTTCCCAACAGGCTCTCGATCGAATTGAGCCCCGATCGCATCGCGCTCTCGGTCAACGTGAATGAACCGGGAGACCTCTGCAAGCTTGATTGCATCGAATTGGACAAACCGTTCCCCTCCGTGGGATTGCCGGCCTATGCCCGCCTGCTCGTCGATATCTTGGAGGGGGATCCGACCCTGTCCATTCGCGACGACGAAGCGGAGGAGTCCTGGCGGATCGTCGAACCGATTCTGCAGGTCTGGCGGGAAGGCGGCGTACCGCTGATCGAATATGCGGCCGGCTCAGACGGCCCGGTTCGCCTCTGA
- a CDS encoding cyclase family protein, giving the protein MRQRQTARSYRRETAGAWIDVTVPLRNGMVRWPGNPPVRVRRVLDMNKGDECTVTSISLGVHSGTHMDAPQHFLRTGLGIDAMPVDAGVGRARVVAVNNPAFITVEELRRHRVRRGERLLFKTCNSSRCWKTNRFLKDFVSLDEEAAHWLVDQGVRTVGIDYLSVAGYKSDTAAIHTILLKGGVWIIEGLNLSGVRPGVYDMLCLPLKIAGGDGAPARALLKPVSKPVRSRGTRKT; this is encoded by the coding sequence GTGAGGCAGCGGCAAACAGCGCGTTCGTATCGCCGGGAGACGGCCGGGGCGTGGATCGATGTCACTGTGCCGCTCCGAAACGGCATGGTTCGGTGGCCGGGCAATCCGCCGGTGCGGGTGCGACGCGTCCTGGACATGAACAAAGGCGACGAGTGCACTGTGACGTCGATCTCGCTGGGGGTTCATTCCGGCACTCACATGGATGCGCCGCAGCACTTTCTGCGGACCGGCCTCGGGATTGATGCGATGCCCGTTGATGCGGGGGTTGGTCGAGCGCGAGTTGTCGCTGTCAACAATCCAGCGTTCATCACCGTCGAAGAACTGCGTCGGCATCGGGTCCGGCGGGGCGAGCGCCTTCTCTTCAAAACGTGCAACTCATCGCGATGTTGGAAGACGAATCGCTTTCTAAAGGATTTCGTGTCGCTCGATGAAGAGGCAGCTCATTGGCTGGTGGATCAAGGAGTTCGCACGGTCGGCATTGATTATTTGTCTGTCGCGGGGTACAAGTCGGATACGGCGGCGATCCATACGATATTGCTCAAGGGGGGCGTGTGGATCATCGAGGGCTTGAATTTATCGGGGGTTCGGCCGGGTGTGTACGACATGCTCTGCCTCCCTCTGAAAATCGCCGGCGGCGATGGAGCGCCGGCTCGTGCGTTGCTCAAGCCGGTCAGCAAGCCGGTCAGATCGAGGGGGACTCGGAAAACCTGA
- a CDS encoding sll1863 family stress response protein, whose amino-acid sequence MSLKDAYLEKMEAQLREWGAKIDELKAKADKAEASAKIEYLKQVDALKAKRDAAQAKLGEIKAASEEAWEVLKTGAESAWSELKSALEAAVAKFK is encoded by the coding sequence ATGAGTCTCAAGGACGCCTATCTCGAAAAAATGGAAGCGCAATTGCGGGAATGGGGCGCGAAGATCGACGAGCTCAAGGCCAAGGCCGACAAGGCGGAGGCGAGCGCCAAGATCGAGTACCTCAAACAGGTCGATGCGCTCAAGGCCAAGCGGGATGCGGCGCAGGCGAAGCTCGGCGAGATCAAGGCCGCGAGCGAGGAAGCGTGGGAAGTTCTTAAAACCGGCGCCGAAAGCGCGTGGAGCGAACTCAAATCGGCCCTCGAAGCGGCGGTGGCCAAATTCAAATAG